The genomic stretch GGTTATAGTGTTATCCGATGACTTAAACGTATGGTTAAATTTATGTAATATTATTATATAATTGGATAAAATTACTAACGCAGCCACTATTAATGGATAAGAATAAAATTTTCATGCTTCAGCTCTGTTGAATGTAATATTTTATTGAATATAGCAAAAGGTTGTGTTATTATGTTAATAAGTGTAATATGTCGTTTTTTAATAACGTATCAGGTAAAATCAGGAAATTATACTGGATATATCAAGTGTTTACCCGGATATATTGCCGATGGAAAGGGGTTATATTATGGGCAATCTGGTAAAGATAAGAGCTTCTGCAACATCCCATGTAGGCTTGGTAAAAGCTGTTAATGAAGACAACTTTTATATAAATGGTAGATTTATATATGAGCATGAAACTGATAATATCCAGGTTTCTATTGAGAATAACGCAGAGTTTTATGTTTTTGCAGTTTCCGATTCAATGGATGTATCAGATGCGGAAAGAGGAATATTTATTTCAATTGCCCAAGAGCTAAAGAAATATCACGAAAAAGCATTAAAAAATGATGAGGATTTAATTGGAAAAGTCCAAAAATTAGGCGAATGTATCCAGGAAATGTCTAATCTGCTAACCAGTGTTTCAATTAATAAACCTGAAGATGCATCTAAAAAGGCTTCCTTCGCGGGTTTGTTAATTCAAGGGAATAAGGCGTATGTAGTAAATTTAGGCAATAGTAAGGCATATGTTTTAAGAGACGGTAATATGAAACAATTAACTGTAGATTGGGAAAAAACAGAAAGACTTCTTAAACTGGGAATTATAACACATGAACAAGCAAAGATATTGTCAAGCCGGTTCGGCATTCCAACTGAAGATTCTATTAATGAAATCAGAAAGTCAGATGAATTTTTAATAAAAGAAGGAGATATATTTCTTCTATGTACTGATGGGTTAACTGATATGGTAGAAACTGAAGCTATATATGAAATACTTCTTTCAGATAAAGATACAGGCGTTATTGCAAATAAATTAGTAAGAGAGGCATTTGATAATGGAGCAAAGGATA from Bacillota bacterium encodes the following:
- a CDS encoding LysM peptidoglycan-binding domain-containing protein; translation: MGNLVKIRASATSHVGLVKAVNEDNFYINGRFIYEHETDNIQVSIENNAEFYVFAVSDSMDVSDAERGIFISIAQELKKYHEKALKNDEDLIGKVQKLGECIQEMSNLLTSVSINKPEDASKKASFAGLLIQGNKAYVVNLGNSKAYVLRDGNMKQLTVDWEKTERLLKLGIITHEQAKILSSRFGIPTEDSINEIRKSDEFLIKEGDIFLLCTDGLTDMVETEAIYEILLSDKDTGVIANKLVREAFDNGAKDNITTLVVKIEEISVQAQDAQESKKTTIKNSKLTYRRIKKTSLKANISAKTIKKYAQAAIFCLVLIALVFATVKLFSGILKRERPVDSQGTVYNDEDSSTSSTTNDLNRENLDDGTSEQNTDEENINGESNTDTGMHAGEDGVTVNLPTTYKVKKGDTLYNISRMFYNNPNKYIIIMEENNISDPTKIQVGQILIIPEIDE